One window of the Ammospiza nelsoni isolate bAmmNel1 chromosome 2, bAmmNel1.pri, whole genome shotgun sequence genome contains the following:
- the LOC132087616 gene encoding protein FAM246C-like, protein MGGSGARGSGGRRSPGEGRGCAERRDRAARNPAGGRRAPLYPRLPLLRSLARRLCASLGISVHVAGSAGRGRRRRRRKGEKGAARSDASRPREPAGSGGGSRARREVGPRRRRAGHWFGCARSRAQRLPRLSAAAAAAPVSFSPGGNDEAAPATRKYLQVKWEATPDGRPGRGEGGAGMTRKVPPPAGGGLGRRQRRTPAPGGPGSGEAQPAAPSWRSECGFVGFYFP, encoded by the coding sequence ATGGGCGGCTCGGGGGCGCGGGGCTCGGGCGGCCGCCGCTCTCCGGGCGAGGGGCGAGGCTGTGCGGAGCGGAGGGACCGCGCTGCCCGGAATCCCGCCGGCGGGAGGAGAGCGCCGCTATATCCCCGCTTGCCTTTGCTCCGCTCGCTCGCTCGCCGCCTCTGCGCCTCTCTGGGGATTTCAGTTCATGTTGCCGGCTCggcggggagggggaggaggaggaggaggaggaagggggagaaGGGGGCGGCACGCTCCGACGCCTCCCGCCCCCGCGAACccgcgggcagcggcggcggctcccgggCCCGCCGAGAGGTCGGTCCTCGGCGGCGGCGAGCGGGGCACTGGTTCGGCTGTGCCCGCTCGCGTGCCCAGCGGCTCCCGCGGCTCTCCGCGGCCGCGGCTGCCGCGCCGGTGTCTTTTTCTCCTGGCGGAAATGACGAGGCGGCTCCTGCCACCCGAAAATATCTCCAAGTGAAATGGGAAGCGACACCCGACGGCCGCCCGgggcggggggaggggggagCCGGGATGACTCGCAAGGTGCCGCCGCCGGCGGGAGGGGGTCtggggcggcggcagcgccgaACACCTGCTCCCGGCGGGCCGGGTAGCGGGGAAGCGCAGCCAGCAGCACCGAGCTGGCGCTCCGAGTGTGGGTTTGttggattttattttccctga